In Synechococcus sp. PCC 6312, one genomic interval encodes:
- a CDS encoding type II toxin-antitoxin system HicA family toxin, producing MKLPRDLSGEALARILERLGYVIDRQTGSHIRLSTQQNGEHHITIPNHSPIKVGTLSAILREIENHFGLTREELLRKLLS from the coding sequence ATGAAACTGCCTAGAGATCTATCCGGCGAAGCATTAGCAAGAATTTTAGAGCGCCTAGGGTACGTTATTGATCGTCAAACTGGTAGCCACATTCGCTTAAGCACTCAACAAAATGGAGAACACCACATCACCATACCAAACCATAGCCCAATTAAGGTTGGTACATTGAGTGCTATCTTGCGAGAGATTGAAAATCATTTTGGACTAACTCGAGAGGAACTTCTCAGAAAGCTACTTAGCTAG
- a CDS encoding type II toxin-antitoxin system HicB family antitoxin has product MVITNPQAHSRQVLLSQDEDGYFIVEVLSLPGCVSQGKTREEALENIK; this is encoded by the coding sequence ATGGTCATTACCAACCCCCAGGCCCATTCTCGTCAAGTTCTTTTATCCCAAGATGAAGATGGTTATTTTATTGTCGAAGTCCTCAGCCTCCCCGGATGTGTTAGTCAAGGTAAAACTCGTGAAGAAGCCCTAGAAAATATTAAATGA
- a CDS encoding valine--pyruvate transaminase has protein sequence MNPPLSAIGQQMSHLSGVRAIMKDIIETLHAHKGKELINLSAGNPLIVPEVEQLWRDCTQELLASPEYGQVVCRYGTSQGYEPLIEAIVADFNRRYDLNLTEKNVLITPGSQTLYFYAANGYAGPTESGEMKQVVLPLSPEYTGYGGISLHPDMVTAYRPRLDIDVARHRFKYRPDFEQLKIDQSTGCVIFSRPCNPTGNVLTDLEVRQIADQALPYGVPVFVDAAYGPPFPSLNFTELNPIFGSNLVHCLSLSKAGLPGERVGVAIGDASILRILEAFQTNACIHASRYGQAIAALAIANGALAQVSTEVIRPFYQAKFTILESTLAEYLSPELPWFLHQGEGGIFAWLWLQDLPISDWELYQRLKQVGVIVVPGSSFFPGLREDWPHKQECIRISLTAGDTEIATGMKRLAETITQVYQEASRPMAATLKH, from the coding sequence ATGAACCCACCCCTTTCAGCCATTGGTCAGCAAATGTCCCATTTGTCGGGGGTGCGGGCAATCATGAAAGATATTATTGAAACCCTCCATGCCCATAAGGGTAAAGAACTCATTAATCTTAGTGCGGGTAATCCCTTAATCGTTCCCGAAGTTGAGCAACTCTGGCGGGATTGTACCCAAGAACTCTTAGCTAGTCCTGAATATGGGCAAGTGGTTTGTCGCTATGGCACAAGTCAAGGCTATGAACCGCTGATTGAAGCCATTGTGGCTGATTTTAACCGCCGCTACGATCTCAATCTAACGGAGAAGAACGTTTTAATTACCCCCGGTAGTCAAACACTCTATTTTTATGCAGCCAACGGTTATGCTGGGCCAACGGAATCCGGGGAGATGAAGCAGGTGGTGCTGCCCCTCAGCCCCGAATATACTGGCTATGGCGGCATTAGCTTACATCCCGACATGGTGACAGCCTATCGCCCCCGTTTAGACATAGATGTTGCCCGGCATCGCTTTAAGTACCGTCCAGACTTTGAACAACTGAAAATTGACCAAAGTACGGGCTGTGTGATCTTTTCCCGTCCCTGTAACCCAACAGGCAATGTTCTAACTGATTTGGAAGTTCGGCAAATTGCTGACCAGGCCTTGCCCTATGGTGTGCCCGTATTTGTGGATGCTGCCTATGGCCCGCCCTTTCCCAGCCTTAACTTTACGGAACTCAATCCCATTTTTGGCTCGAATCTAGTCCATTGTCTGAGTCTCTCAAAAGCTGGCCTGCCAGGGGAACGGGTGGGAGTAGCCATTGGGGATGCCTCTATCCTGCGAATTTTGGAAGCCTTTCAAACTAATGCCTGTATTCATGCCTCCCGATACGGCCAGGCCATTGCTGCGCTAGCGATTGCCAATGGAGCATTAGCCCAGGTATCCACAGAGGTGATCCGCCCCTTCTACCAGGCCAAGTTTACAATCCTAGAATCAACCCTAGCAGAGTATTTATCCCCAGAATTACCCTGGTTTCTCCATCAAGGGGAAGGGGGAATTTTTGCCTGGCTCTGGTTGCAAGACTTACCGATTTCGGATTGGGAGTTGTACCAGCGGCTCAAGCAGGTGGGGGTAATTGTTGTTCCTGGTAGTTCCTTTTTCCCAGGCCTGCGGGAGGATTGGCCCCATAAACAGGAATGTATCCGGATTAGCCTCACCGCTGGAGATACTGAAATTGCTACGGGGATGAAACGCTTAGCCGAAACCATTACCCAGGTCTATCAGGAAGCATCCCGGCCGATGGCAGCCACTCTGAAGCACTAG
- a CDS encoding aminopeptidase P N-terminal domain-containing protein, whose product MQADYQQRRETLKAKIGTGVAVFNSALRAVMHNDVEYNFRQDSDFYYLTGFNEPGAVAVFAPNHSEHQFILFVRPKDLEQEIWSGRRVGVDAAKDLFGADAVFPIAELDEKLPGYLETGDQIYYHLGRDEKFDQKILNHYQHLLQTLPKRGTGPVALADPTPILAPLRLIKSPSELALITRAIEITVEAHKLAREMAKPGCYEYEIQAEMERLFRFRGGDGPAYPSIVASGENACILHYTENKRQLQAGDLLLIDAGCAYRYYNADITRTFPVSGTFTDEQYILYDLVLKAQKAAIAQARSGNTFNQVHEAAVQVIVEGLLELNLLAGDVETLMTEGKEDNKQKYRTFFMHGTSHWLGLDVHDVGLYKHNKETWVTLQPGQLLTVEPGIYIAPEAQPAEGQPSIPDKWRGLGIRIEDDVLITTGEPNILTAAVPKEIVDITN is encoded by the coding sequence ATGCAGGCAGATTATCAGCAACGGCGGGAGACCTTAAAGGCAAAAATCGGCACAGGAGTTGCTGTCTTCAACAGCGCGCTGCGGGCGGTCATGCACAACGATGTGGAATACAACTTTCGTCAAGATAGTGACTTTTATTATCTGACTGGTTTCAATGAACCCGGAGCCGTTGCCGTCTTCGCCCCTAACCATAGCGAGCATCAATTTATCCTGTTTGTCCGTCCCAAGGATTTAGAGCAAGAAATCTGGTCAGGGCGGCGGGTTGGCGTAGATGCAGCTAAAGATTTATTCGGGGCTGATGCAGTTTTTCCCATTGCCGAACTTGATGAAAAACTACCGGGCTATTTAGAAACTGGGGATCAGATTTACTATCATCTCGGTCGGGATGAAAAATTCGATCAGAAAATCCTCAACCATTACCAACACCTACTGCAAACCCTGCCCAAACGAGGCACTGGCCCAGTCGCCCTAGCGGATCCGACTCCGATTTTAGCTCCCTTGCGTTTAATCAAGTCTCCATCAGAGTTAGCCCTAATTACCCGCGCCATTGAAATTACCGTAGAAGCCCACAAGCTGGCCCGAGAGATGGCCAAACCCGGATGTTACGAGTATGAAATCCAGGCCGAGATGGAGCGTTTATTCCGTTTTCGGGGGGGGGATGGGCCGGCCTATCCGTCAATTGTTGCTTCTGGGGAAAATGCCTGTATTCTGCACTATACGGAAAATAAGCGCCAACTCCAGGCCGGGGATTTACTGCTAATTGATGCGGGCTGTGCTTACAGGTACTACAACGCCGATATTACTCGTACCTTTCCGGTCAGTGGGACGTTTACCGATGAGCAATATATCCTTTACGACTTAGTGTTGAAAGCCCAAAAAGCGGCGATTGCCCAGGCCAGATCCGGTAACACCTTTAATCAAGTCCATGAGGCAGCCGTCCAAGTGATTGTGGAAGGACTTTTAGAACTCAATCTGTTGGCTGGGGATGTGGAAACCTTGATGACCGAGGGCAAAGAAGACAATAAACAAAAATATCGCACCTTTTTTATGCACGGAACGAGTCACTGGCTGGGCCTCGATGTCCATGATGTGGGTTTATACAAACACAATAAAGAAACTTGGGTGACACTCCAACCTGGGCAACTCTTAACGGTCGAACCCGGAATTTATATTGCCCCCGAAGCCCAACCCGCTGAAGGTCAACCATCCATCCCTGATAAATGGCGGGGCCTGGGGATTCGGATTGAAGATGATGTTTTAATTACCACAGGTGAACCGAATATTCTCACCGCCGCAGTTCCCAAAGAAATTGTGGACATCACCAATTGA
- the hemF gene encoding oxygen-dependent coproporphyrinogen oxidase yields MSAPATIPTVTSLPPDNSREQVATFLKGLQDRICQGLTTADGQGEFQEDSWTRPEGGGGRSRVIRHGGLLEQGGVNFSEVWGDHLPPSILQQRPEAEGHRFYATGTSMVLHPWNPYVPTVHLNYRYFEAGPVWWFGGGADLTPYYPFAEDAAHFHHTLKQACDSHQPDYYPVFKLWCDEYFHLKHRGESRGIGGIFFDYQDGEQELYRGPNPHGLAAQLSQEKGIPPQRTWQDLFGLIQTCGHAFLDSYLPIVERRRGLEYGDRERQFQLYRRGRYVEFNLVYDRGTIFGLQTNGRTESILMSLPPLVRWEYGYQPEPNSPEAKLYEIFLKPQDWVNWQPA; encoded by the coding sequence ATGTCCGCCCCTGCCACCATACCAACTGTTACCTCTCTACCTCCCGATAATTCCCGCGAGCAAGTTGCCACCTTTTTAAAAGGCTTACAAGACCGGATTTGCCAGGGACTAACCACCGCAGACGGGCAAGGGGAGTTTCAAGAAGATAGTTGGACGCGGCCGGAAGGCGGGGGGGGCCGATCTCGGGTGATTCGCCACGGCGGTTTACTGGAGCAAGGGGGAGTGAATTTCTCCGAGGTTTGGGGTGATCACCTGCCACCGTCTATTTTGCAGCAACGTCCAGAGGCTGAGGGTCATCGGTTTTATGCCACCGGAACCTCAATGGTGTTGCATCCCTGGAACCCCTATGTACCCACGGTTCACTTGAACTACCGTTATTTTGAAGCTGGGCCCGTATGGTGGTTTGGGGGTGGTGCAGATTTAACCCCCTACTATCCCTTTGCTGAAGATGCAGCCCATTTCCATCACACCCTCAAACAGGCCTGTGACTCGCACCAGCCCGATTACTATCCCGTTTTTAAGCTCTGGTGTGATGAATACTTCCATCTGAAGCATCGGGGGGAATCTCGCGGCATCGGCGGTATTTTCTTTGACTACCAGGACGGTGAACAGGAGTTGTATCGTGGCCCCAATCCCCATGGCCTGGCAGCCCAACTGAGTCAAGAAAAGGGAATTCCACCACAACGGACTTGGCAAGACCTCTTTGGCTTAATTCAAACCTGTGGCCATGCCTTTTTAGATAGCTATTTACCAATTGTGGAACGGCGGCGGGGCCTGGAGTATGGTGACCGAGAGCGGCAATTTCAACTCTATCGGCGCGGGCGTTATGTGGAATTTAATCTGGTTTATGACCGAGGTACTATTTTTGGGTTGCAAACCAATGGCCGAACAGAATCTATCCTGATGTCTCTGCCGCCCCTAGTCCGCTGGGAATATGGCTATCAACCAGAACCCAACTCCCCGGAAGCCAAGCTCTATGAGATTTTTCTCAAGCCTCAAGATTGGGTCAACTGGCAACCCGCCTAA
- a CDS encoding SDR family oxidoreductase, whose translation MPVALITGASRGIGAAFAQALAAKQYDLILSARNQAQLQAVGDPLQQQYEITVKYIVQDLSQLGAAQGIFQQVQAWGMTVDLLINNAGFGDYGEFASRDLGKFTTMIQVNITALVELTHLFLGEMQQRQQGEILNVSSIAGFLPMPYISVYAATKAFVLHFSEALWAENYGRGITVMAVCPGPTRTEFFDVAEMAQAPGMSKGDAPEVVVREALMALAARRSHLVSGQLQNRVVVSLPRFLPRDVLVKTLEPRFRPPGLKSAT comes from the coding sequence ATGCCAGTTGCCTTGATTACCGGTGCATCACGGGGGATTGGAGCGGCATTTGCCCAGGCCTTGGCAGCCAAACAGTATGACCTGATCCTTTCGGCTCGGAACCAAGCACAACTCCAGGCCGTGGGAGATCCCCTCCAACAGCAATATGAAATCACCGTTAAATATATTGTTCAAGATTTAAGTCAATTGGGGGCGGCTCAAGGGATTTTTCAGCAAGTCCAGGCCTGGGGGATGACCGTTGACTTATTGATCAATAATGCTGGCTTTGGGGACTATGGGGAGTTTGCAAGCCGTGATTTAGGTAAGTTTACCACCATGATCCAAGTGAATATTACGGCCTTGGTGGAATTGACCCATTTGTTCCTGGGGGAAATGCAGCAACGGCAGCAAGGGGAAATTCTCAACGTTAGCTCCATTGCAGGTTTCCTCCCCATGCCCTACATCAGTGTTTATGCCGCCACTAAGGCGTTTGTGCTTCATTTCAGCGAAGCTCTTTGGGCCGAAAACTATGGGCGGGGAATTACAGTCATGGCGGTTTGCCCAGGCCCAACCCGAACTGAATTTTTCGATGTAGCCGAGATGGCCCAAGCCCCAGGGATGTCAAAAGGGGATGCACCGGAAGTGGTTGTTAGAGAAGCATTGATGGCTCTGGCGGCGCGGCGTTCTCATCTGGTGAGCGGGCAGTTGCAAAATCGCGTTGTTGTCAGCCTCCCGCGTTTCTTGCCTAGGGATGTTCTTGTCAAAACCCTAGAGCCACGGTTTCGTCCCCCTGGATTGAAGAGTGCCACATAA
- a CDS encoding type II toxin-antitoxin system VapC family toxin: MTKVTFDTNILISRRNIELPNSFYLSVVILQELVAGADDQAQLKRLNIARREYEKSGRLLVPNAEDWWIVGKVTNSLQKGLKSKRAGLTPKMSAEQKYRITHDVLIARTAKRASVTIVTDNIKDFEIIQRFCHVRVITGDAYFGSIK; this comes from the coding sequence ATGACTAAGGTAACGTTTGATACAAATATTCTCATTTCTCGTCGAAATATTGAGTTACCCAATAGTTTTTACCTCTCTGTAGTCATACTTCAAGAGTTGGTTGCGGGTGCTGATGACCAAGCACAATTGAAGCGATTGAACATTGCTAGACGGGAGTATGAAAAATCTGGAAGACTTTTAGTTCCAAATGCAGAAGATTGGTGGATTGTTGGGAAGGTGACAAACTCTCTCCAAAAAGGCTTGAAGTCAAAGCGAGCTGGACTAACTCCAAAGATGTCGGCTGAACAGAAATATCGAATTACCCATGATGTTCTGATTGCCCGAACAGCAAAGCGAGCCAGCGTTACAATCGTAACTGATAACATAAAAGATTTTGAAATCATTCAACGTTTTTGTCATGTTCGAGTCATTACTGGTGATGCATATTTTGGCTCAATAAAATAG
- the thrB gene encoding homoserine kinase, with amino-acid sequence MITVTVPATTANLGPGFDCLGAALSLTNQFKFQKSPTTKIMARGRDADKVLTDERNLAYQAFCYFYDSLEEDIPDIQLEIELGVPLARGLGSSATAIVGGLLGANALMDQPLNPQQLLALAIEMEGHPDNVVPALLGGCQLTATGAGDQGWVTVPLAWHESVVPVIAIPEFELATQTARQVLPPHLSYGDAIFNAAHLALLIQGLGTGNVQWLAAGLQDRLHQPYRHSLIPGYEQVQIAALAAGAYGLVISGAGPTLLALTSPQSSQGVAEAMSSAWAKVGVLAQTQVTQLNGQGAKVA; translated from the coding sequence ATGATTACGGTGACAGTACCCGCAACAACAGCAAATCTTGGGCCTGGGTTTGATTGTCTAGGAGCAGCCCTATCCCTGACAAATCAATTTAAGTTCCAAAAATCTCCAACGACCAAGATTATGGCTCGGGGCCGGGATGCGGACAAAGTCTTGACGGATGAGCGGAATTTAGCCTATCAAGCTTTTTGTTATTTTTATGATTCCCTTGAGGAAGATATTCCTGATATTCAGCTAGAGATTGAATTGGGAGTCCCCTTAGCGCGAGGCCTGGGCAGTTCAGCTACGGCTATTGTTGGGGGGCTGCTAGGGGCCAATGCACTTATGGATCAGCCTTTGAATCCTCAACAACTCCTGGCCCTCGCAATTGAGATGGAGGGCCATCCAGATAATGTGGTTCCGGCCTTGTTGGGGGGCTGTCAATTGACGGCAACGGGGGCAGGGGATCAGGGATGGGTGACAGTTCCCTTGGCCTGGCATGAATCTGTTGTTCCCGTGATTGCGATCCCAGAGTTTGAATTAGCGACCCAGACGGCTCGGCAAGTTCTCCCGCCCCATCTCAGCTATGGAGATGCCATTTTTAATGCGGCTCACCTCGCCCTACTGATTCAAGGGTTGGGGACTGGTAATGTTCAATGGCTCGCGGCTGGCCTGCAAGATCGACTCCATCAACCCTATCGTCATTCCCTAATTCCGGGTTATGAGCAGGTCCAAATCGCGGCACTGGCAGCGGGGGCCTATGGCCTGGTGATAAGTGGGGCGGGGCCAACGTTGCTGGCATTAACATCTCCCCAATCCTCTCAAGGGGTAGCTGAAGCAATGAGTTCAGCTTGGGCAAAAGTCGGGGTCTTGGCTCAAACCCAGGTGACCCAGCTTAATGGTCAGGGTGCTAAGGTTGCTTAG
- a CDS encoding bifunctional 2-polyprenyl-6-hydroxyphenol methylase/3-demethylubiquinol 3-O-methyltransferase UbiG — protein MRMNSFGGKQLLALIREGNYAHPGEEEAIELMFATIPQNPARKMLDVGCGRGGTAHYLQSHGWGNVTGLDLDTDSIQYAQEHYPGCKFFTGNVLNAPNTLPTTYDLLYLFNSFYAFEDQAQALDALHQVAHPGSTLLIFDYTDLGTYHQAPITQANKPFIPHPIVLAEITSLLGTQWQLTRIQDLSAQYQRWYQHFMAQAHSKRLDIIQLAGVQAWEAVSQVYGELLESIRRGELGGTIITAQAQ, from the coding sequence ATGCGAATGAACTCTTTCGGGGGGAAGCAACTTCTCGCATTAATTCGTGAAGGAAACTATGCCCACCCCGGGGAAGAGGAAGCCATTGAGCTGATGTTTGCCACAATTCCGCAAAATCCGGCCAGAAAGATGCTAGATGTTGGTTGTGGTCGGGGCGGCACGGCTCATTATTTACAGTCCCACGGTTGGGGAAACGTGACTGGCCTGGATTTGGATACAGACTCGATTCAATATGCCCAAGAGCACTATCCCGGCTGCAAATTTTTCACTGGAAATGTTCTAAATGCACCAAACACTCTACCGACAACCTATGATTTGCTCTACCTATTCAACTCGTTCTATGCCTTTGAGGATCAGGCCCAAGCCCTAGATGCTCTTCACCAAGTTGCCCATCCCGGCTCCACCCTTTTAATCTTTGACTATACAGATTTAGGAACCTATCACCAGGCCCCGATTACCCAAGCTAATAAACCTTTTATTCCCCATCCCATCGTTTTAGCTGAAATCACATCTCTACTGGGAACACAGTGGCAATTAACTCGTATTCAGGATCTTTCCGCACAGTATCAACGGTGGTATCAACACTTTATGGCCCAGGCCCATAGTAAACGGCTCGACATTATTCAATTAGCTGGAGTCCAGGCCTGGGAGGCCGTCAGCCAAGTCTATGGAGAACTATTAGAATCCATCCGGCGGGGAGAATTAGGGGGGACAATCATCACCGCCCAAGCCCAGTAA
- a CDS encoding PqqD family protein, translating into MKFRVNTPTVVSEVIEGEAVILNLDSGNYYSMEGSGAIIWELLSQGLTVTDIGNWLAKTFSDHPDRMMNTVVGLVSELQMEGLIVPLGEDLPDPEPLNLDNIAVEKSFVEPKLCKYSDLQDLLILDPIHDVTDSGWPKANIE; encoded by the coding sequence ATGAAGTTTAGAGTCAACACGCCTACGGTCGTCAGCGAAGTGATTGAGGGGGAAGCAGTTATTCTCAACCTTGACAGTGGTAACTATTACAGCATGGAAGGTTCTGGAGCCATAATCTGGGAGTTATTATCCCAAGGACTAACGGTTACTGACATTGGTAATTGGCTAGCTAAGACATTTAGTGACCATCCTGATCGGATGATGAATACTGTGGTCGGCCTGGTCAGTGAATTGCAAATGGAGGGCTTGATTGTACCCTTAGGGGAAGATTTGCCTGATCCTGAGCCATTGAATTTAGACAATATAGCAGTAGAGAAGAGTTTTGTTGAGCCAAAGCTGTGTAAATATAGCGATTTGCAAGATTTGTTGATATTAGACCCAATTCACGATGTTACAGACAGCGGTTGGCCGAAAGCCAATATTGAGTAG
- a CDS encoding serine kinase yields MRDSSLMIDNHDIFWSFYQYCQDSFSHTTTVSESFYKIGDYTVHLKFANETIQKIISPAQLHLIIPKTSQVKADLTIFVSEQVSHNQPLPQLVKAWFEAIAQHPEKYLAPRGEIISGDNQQILIAYNGGSGIINLYHLEKNIALCLIQDINRLPYYEIGSPFKVIWHWLVQSKGQLMLHAGAVGLEDKGVLLVGKGGSGKSTTALACIDSKLKYLSDDYCVVTWETYLKVHSLFSTVKLVGKNDLKRFPFINKHLSNSRNIEYEKAMAFVNQFAPEALLNELPLKAICIPKVTGLSATTWERTSPAKALFSTAPSSIFQLPYTNKNTFQMISKVASYLPCFYLKIGTDIKQIPDNILQILNEL; encoded by the coding sequence ATGAGAGATTCTAGCTTAATGATAGACAATCATGATATTTTTTGGAGTTTTTATCAATACTGCCAAGATAGTTTCAGTCATACAACCACAGTCTCCGAAAGCTTCTATAAAATAGGGGATTACACCGTTCACTTAAAATTTGCAAATGAGACTATTCAAAAAATCATCTCTCCAGCTCAACTACATTTAATTATTCCTAAGACTTCTCAGGTGAAAGCAGATTTAACCATCTTTGTATCAGAGCAAGTTTCTCATAATCAACCTTTGCCGCAATTAGTTAAAGCTTGGTTTGAAGCAATAGCCCAGCACCCTGAAAAGTATCTTGCTCCTCGAGGTGAAATAATTAGTGGTGACAATCAGCAAATTTTAATTGCCTATAATGGTGGCTCAGGTATTATCAACCTCTATCATTTGGAGAAAAACATTGCTCTCTGCTTAATCCAAGATATAAATAGACTACCTTACTATGAAATTGGTTCACCATTTAAAGTTATTTGGCATTGGTTAGTTCAAAGTAAAGGACAATTAATGCTTCATGCTGGTGCAGTGGGTTTAGAGGATAAAGGAGTACTGTTGGTTGGTAAAGGCGGCTCAGGAAAGTCAACTACAGCCTTGGCCTGTATAGATAGCAAACTAAAATATTTAAGTGATGACTACTGTGTTGTAACTTGGGAGACATATCTAAAAGTCCATAGCTTATTTAGTACAGTGAAGTTAGTCGGTAAAAATGATTTAAAACGTTTTCCATTCATCAACAAGCATCTATCTAACTCCAGAAATATCGAATATGAGAAAGCAATGGCATTTGTTAACCAGTTTGCGCCTGAAGCTTTACTAAATGAGTTACCCTTAAAAGCTATTTGTATTCCCAAGGTCACTGGTTTAAGCGCAACAACATGGGAAAGAACGTCTCCAGCTAAAGCACTTTTCTCAACCGCTCCTAGTAGTATTTTCCAATTGCCCTATACGAATAAAAATACATTTCAGATGATTTCCAAAGTTGCATCATACTTACCTTGTTTTTACCTCAAAATTGGGACAGATATAAAGCAGATTCCTGATAATATTCTGCAAATATTAAATGAATTGTAG
- a CDS encoding glycosyltransferase family A protein gives MTLPLISVIIPVYNGEHFLAEALASIHAQNYDPLELIVVDDGSADNSAEIAKADSRLRYFYQENQGQAVARNNGILQARGDLITFLDQDDVWPKGSLIRLVEILQKMPDVALVNGLVQEYNYCLDDGKFYISDRLPYWHVNLGSALFRKSIFFKVGLLSDGLKGCDDIEWFMRAWYQEVPNYSLDKVTLHYRRHDNNMTWDTITIKKGIMRVYYKHIQYNHQNLQLSHKKQNFLEYIGFNKYLKNNQKK, from the coding sequence ATGACACTCCCTTTAATCTCAGTCATTATTCCTGTTTACAATGGAGAGCATTTTTTAGCAGAAGCTCTTGCCAGTATCCATGCTCAAAACTATGACCCACTAGAACTAATTGTTGTTGATGATGGTTCTGCGGATAATAGTGCTGAAATTGCCAAAGCCGATTCAAGACTTCGTTACTTTTATCAAGAAAATCAAGGACAGGCTGTAGCACGGAATAATGGCATACTTCAAGCAAGAGGAGACTTAATTACCTTTCTTGATCAAGATGATGTATGGCCAAAAGGTAGCTTAATTAGGCTAGTTGAAATATTACAGAAAATGCCCGATGTTGCATTAGTTAATGGATTAGTACAAGAGTATAACTATTGTTTAGATGATGGCAAGTTCTATATTTCCGATAGACTTCCCTATTGGCATGTCAACCTAGGTAGTGCTCTTTTTCGCAAATCAATATTTTTCAAGGTAGGTCTATTGTCTGATGGGCTTAAAGGTTGTGATGATATTGAATGGTTTATGCGGGCCTGGTATCAAGAAGTTCCAAATTATAGTCTTGATAAAGTTACTCTTCACTATCGCAGACATGACAATAATATGACGTGGGATACCATAACAATAAAAAAAGGAATAATGAGAGTTTACTATAAACACATTCAATATAATCATCAAAATCTACAACTTAGCCATAAAAAACAAAATTTTCTCGAATATATTGGCTTTAATAAATACCTTAAAAATAATCAAAAGAAATGA
- a CDS encoding glycosyltransferase family A protein: MNSDYPLISVIIPVWNGEQFLPEALGSIHAQEYPSLEIIVVDDGSTDNSAVIAQSDPTVNYYYQNNQGPGAAKNMGLKKASGKFIAFLDSDDIWTRDTLRRHSSYLVNNPSVDIVQSQVQEYCLNTYHQKFNPTTVPYFMFALMASSLYRKYVFDSVGFFDTTLSCSEDWDWTLRAYEMNIYKEKLNFPSLLYRKHDNNMTKFLTLSQLNLVKVYHGHLKRIRQQEHKMENLQIQKILDYFGHWPY, translated from the coding sequence ATGAATAGTGATTACCCCCTAATTTCCGTGATTATTCCTGTCTGGAACGGCGAACAATTCTTGCCGGAAGCATTAGGAAGTATTCATGCTCAAGAATATCCATCTCTAGAAATTATTGTTGTTGATGATGGCTCAACAGATAATAGTGCTGTTATCGCTCAATCTGACCCGACCGTTAATTATTATTATCAGAATAACCAGGGGCCTGGTGCGGCAAAGAATATGGGATTAAAGAAGGCCAGTGGTAAATTTATCGCATTTTTAGATTCTGATGACATCTGGACGAGAGATACACTACGGCGACACTCAAGTTATCTCGTTAATAATCCCTCTGTTGATATTGTTCAGTCTCAGGTTCAAGAATATTGTCTTAATACTTATCATCAAAAATTTAACCCGACAACAGTTCCTTATTTCATGTTTGCTTTAATGGCAAGTTCTTTATACCGTAAATATGTATTTGATTCTGTAGGATTCTTTGATACAACATTAAGTTGTAGTGAAGATTGGGACTGGACGTTAAGAGCATACGAAATGAATATTTACAAAGAAAAACTGAATTTTCCGTCTTTATTGTATCGAAAACATGATAATAATATGACAAAATTTTTAACATTATCTCAGCTAAATTTGGTTAAAGTATATCATGGTCATTTAAAACGAATACGTCAACAGGAGCATAAAATGGAAAATTTACAAATACAGAAAATATTAGATTATTTTGGACATTGGCCCTATTGA